CAAAGCAAGGTCAGTAAGCCATATCTGTAATTTCTGTTGACAGCAAGCATGTCCGACAAGCCAGACCTCACAGAGATTGCCAGGTTTGACAAAACCAAGCtgaagaagacagaaacaaaagaGAAGAACCCTCTACCCACCAAAGAGAGTGAGTATCCCTCACATTCAATCAGTCTGGGTGTGGTAGGTctttttccccttctgtctctctctgctctgCAGCATTTTGACCATCATCCCATTAGATTCAgtctcttctttttttaaacacactTTCAGTCCCTATTTCCTCTGTTCTTTAAGAGAACAGTAGCACATGTATttctattttcctttttttccacTCTCACTCTCTTCAACACTGCTCAGTAAGCAGCCTCTCTCTTTTTTCTATCAGTCTTGTATGTCACCAGATGGGTGTCATCTCTATTGCTGTCAAATTCCTCCATCAGCATGCAGTGTAGACCTAAGCCTGTCTGCAGAATGAGATCTCCCATGTGAATAAGCATCATATGTAATAATGCCATGTTCCCTGGCAGGAGGGAGAGACGGTCACCTTTCAAACACATCTCTATCTCTCAAGATTCAAGAAGCTTGACTTGGCATAATAAAGGCACTTGCACtaccattatttatatttaatctcTCTATTTCTGTTTTCAGCTATAGAGCAGGAAAGGAAAGGAGATGCCACCCCATGATCAGACAGGGATGGAGAGGACAAGCACACAAGATATTCTTCGGAAATGACGATATTACAATTCCTTTTTCTGTTTTAAGGGTTCTATTGCCCCATGTGATGCATGGTTACTATGGTGATTGGAGTCACTGGGGCCTATGATTGGGAGAGTGATGATGGGGGTGACATGAGACAGGGTTTAACAAAaagatattttataaaattattattattattttatgtgtttcTTTTTGGAAATAAAGACAAATGatattcaaaacaaataaaatgccaaaaatgACTCCTGATCTCAAAATGACTTCATTAAGTACATGATTTATTAAAATGGAGTGCATTTGGCTCTTTGGCTTAAGACTCAAGAATAAACTGATTTGACAGGCATgctgcatatttacattttagaatgttTTCAATTGTGTGGATTTATGTAGACTCTAATTTTGAAGAAATacaaattcaaaacatggttGATAGATAAATTGAACCTAAATGTCAAGCTTGAGGCATTTTAGCTGACAAAAAATCTGAGAATAAACAACCAAATTGATCCGTGTCTAAAATTCATGACTACACTGCTTGATTCCCTCACTCACTATTCTCTCCATTTTAAAATCGGACTATTTAAATATCCTCAATTTTACCCAAAGACTAttgtaaaattaaatgaaatgaaaaatattttacctCAAATATTATCAGCTTTGTGTGGGAAAACAATGGCTTTCTGCATATATACCTCTGTCTCTCCTCTTGACCAGCCAATTAAGTATGTGCATTGAGATTTTAGTATTTGAGACAGCCAAGATTAATTAAGCCCTCAACCTGGCTAAAAACTCACAAATATAAAGGGATGCTAATAAGAGGACAAGTCCATGCCAGACTTATGTATTGGGAAGACCAGAacaagttgtcacactttttaatactgaaatatttttcagggtagatttcattttaaaaaatCAATTTCATTATAGGCACATATCTATACCCAAGCCATTGTGCATGTCAACCATTATATACCAAAGACACAGTTCACTGAACAGACATTGacattttgtgacaacatgctccAATTGCGGGCATGTTGGCACAAAAGTCATTTGTCACAATAAAACCTGCATTCAAATAGCCTATTATGCACtttcagaaaacataaaaataatcatgaAGCACAAAACGATAAATAAAACAGCAAACATGTAaaagaaagtgaataaaaatcccaaatcattttaaaatgtataacctTAAAAGCACAAGTGACAACTTGCCCTGACCTGGTAATTATGACAAAAACCCTTCTCCAGAGAACGAATAGTTCAACCTATCAGTTAAAGTCTGCCTTTATTGCAAGAGTGAACCTTAATGCATGTCAGCATGGTTatattgtgtttacttgtttatcCAACAGCAATAGCATGAAATATGATATTTAAATTTTAGTGTGAATTCACAAATTTTCCTAATATAAGTTTTCTTTTTGAAACCACCACACAAAACCACTGCTTTTGACTAAAACCTAATAGTAATTTCACATTTGataactagccccagtctcccccaTACAGCATTAAAATGGCATATGACTGTCCTAAGAATGATAGTGTTTTATTGCCAGCAGGGGAGCCACAATTTATACTCTGATTATGGCCAGTCACAACTGAAGGCCGAAGTATTTATCTGACCTAAATGACCTCAAATTAATTTTGATCATCCTTAAAAACGAGTTTTCAATCTCAACCACAGAATCACAAGAATGAATTGAAAATTATATGT
This region of Xyrauchen texanus isolate HMW12.3.18 chromosome 23, RBS_HiC_50CHRs, whole genome shotgun sequence genomic DNA includes:
- the LOC127617161 gene encoding thymosin beta-like, encoding MSDKPDLTEIARFDKTKLKKTETKEKNPLPTKETIEQERKGDATP